A genomic window from Leptolyngbya sp. BL0902 includes:
- a CDS encoding Uma2 family endonuclease, whose translation MTLAQPSATSVIAPNDPSQTAASPAEQAVVFPPGDLYSDEPPLETELHLRQILLLIQCLDWLWRDRQDYYAFGNLTIYYSPKQRKSEDFRGPDFFVVLGTERRPRKSWVVWEEEGKYPHVIIELLSDSTAQTDRGLKKQLYQDTFRTPDYFWFDPHSLEFEGFHLVDGTYRPLEANDRGWRWSEQLGLYLGIHNNQLRFFTPEGNLVPSPEESAKAERQRSERLAAKLRELGIDPDEIA comes from the coding sequence ATGACGCTTGCCCAGCCCTCCGCTACTTCCGTGATCGCCCCTAACGATCCGTCCCAGACGGCGGCATCCCCGGCTGAGCAAGCGGTGGTGTTTCCCCCTGGCGACCTCTATAGCGACGAACCCCCCTTGGAAACCGAACTTCATTTGCGCCAAATTCTGCTGTTAATTCAGTGTTTAGATTGGCTCTGGCGCGACCGCCAAGATTACTACGCCTTTGGCAACCTCACCATTTACTACAGCCCTAAGCAGCGCAAGTCGGAGGACTTCCGAGGGCCGGACTTCTTTGTGGTGCTGGGTACCGAGCGTCGTCCTCGCAAGAGTTGGGTGGTGTGGGAAGAGGAGGGCAAGTACCCCCATGTGATTATCGAGCTGCTGTCGGACTCCACTGCCCAGACCGACCGGGGCTTGAAAAAGCAGCTTTACCAAGACACCTTCCGCACCCCCGACTATTTTTGGTTCGACCCCCATAGTTTGGAGTTTGAGGGATTTCATTTAGTTGATGGCACCTATCGTCCGCTGGAGGCCAATGATCGGGGCTGGCGCTGGAGTGAGCAACTGGGGCTGTACCTGGGCATTCACAACAACCAACTGCGCTTTTTTACCCCAGAGGGCAACCTGGTGCCCAGTCCAGAGGAATCTGCTAAGGCCGAACGGCAGCGGAGTGAAAGGCTAGCCGCCAAGCTCCGGGAGTTAGGGATTGACCCTGATGAGATTGCCTAG
- a CDS encoding PPC domain-containing protein, which yields MQRLSTIGLFLATLVISTAAPLSVRHTAHSMPTLSLAHAVASAPLLQVQDRLGPHKQVVEFDQGNRFASTHTFNGTAGQSVSITLDSDDFDPVLILINAKGESIASNDDISPTNTNSRIDITLPGTEQYLLLVTSFEFEGQGSYRLAVLPQ from the coding sequence ATGCAACGCCTCAGCACCATCGGCCTTTTTCTTGCCACCCTAGTCATTTCAACCGCTGCCCCGTTGTCGGTACGCCATACCGCCCACAGCATGCCAACCCTTTCCCTTGCCCATGCGGTGGCCTCTGCGCCCCTGTTGCAAGTCCAAGACCGCCTTGGCCCCCACAAACAGGTGGTGGAGTTTGACCAAGGCAACCGCTTTGCCTCCACCCATACCTTCAACGGCACCGCCGGACAATCGGTGAGCATCACCCTAGACAGCGATGACTTCGACCCCGTGTTGATCCTGATTAATGCCAAGGGCGAATCCATCGCCTCCAACGACGACATCAGCCCCACCAACACCAACTCCCGCATCGACATCACCCTCCCCGGCACCGAACAATACCTGCTGCTGGTGACATCCTTCGAGTTTGAAGGCCAGGGATCCTACCGTCTGGCGGTGCTGCCCCAGTAG
- a CDS encoding CHASE2 domain-containing protein yields the protein MSYRLTIHKIDQSCLFDLTWGQGQRLTVTVPFPPALLGLYGAWQRAYLGYYKHGMRGRVGVAGQVMAVEVDWHSQLKQAEARLLSEFHTWLKDGKLYDLRAELAAASQTAERNGTPLELFIACDPIDIARLPWETWELGQQVQIVRSPPNIRATTVNRQSFRRGKARVLAILGDETGLNFTGERNALNAQNRLLEIHYLGWQPGEDTTALKQRIGRTIADPRGWDVLFFAGHSNESALLDGQVAIAPNTALSIKELAPALQAAQRHGLQFALFNSCSGLDIAQALISLGLSQVAIMREPIHNQVAQTFLVQLLQHLTQFDDVQEALRQASDYLKVKQELTYPSAYLVPSLFRHPDSVPYRIQPVGWRSLIRRWQPTAYEAVTVATLCLVSLVPAVQDWLLDQRVLAQAIYRDRTGQVAADSPSPIVLVQIDPETFTRLGIDNPRPINRALLANLITELSNRQAAVIGLDYILDLPQTDHDPALNQALSRALDQQTWPVLISSRNRDFSWTTPYPTVIDPDRILQGNAFIPFRHVLPREAHPDAKTPFSYQLATAWTLHQRAKQGDSNVPRPSLSGPALEAQVQAYQRETSLGLSPWAEVHPLTQLSTRWGQHWLQPLIDFSIPPSQVYRTVPAWQLLEDPETALLPLSRLDNTLVMIVPGYYDAAGIGREGDDNFPQPAAIGYWRDRTGQRLLDFTGGETHAYITHHLLHNRLVIPIPDLWLVLAAAAVGKALTLYLRQRSPKRMTLAACLVMATLGYGVLALQVYLSAAVLLPWLLPTLTVWLYSLPKLKEAPDEQS from the coding sequence ATGTCCTATCGCCTAACTATCCACAAAATCGACCAAAGCTGCCTGTTTGACCTTACCTGGGGCCAGGGGCAGCGATTAACGGTGACTGTGCCGTTTCCTCCGGCGTTGCTGGGGTTGTATGGCGCGTGGCAGCGGGCCTACCTGGGCTACTACAAGCACGGTATGCGGGGCCGAGTGGGAGTGGCAGGGCAGGTAATGGCGGTGGAGGTGGATTGGCACAGTCAGCTTAAGCAGGCCGAGGCGCGGCTGTTGTCGGAGTTTCACACTTGGTTGAAGGACGGCAAGCTCTACGACCTGCGGGCCGAGTTGGCGGCGGCTTCCCAAACGGCGGAGCGCAACGGCACCCCCTTGGAGCTATTCATCGCCTGCGACCCCATAGACATTGCCCGTCTGCCCTGGGAAACCTGGGAATTGGGCCAGCAGGTGCAGATTGTGCGCTCGCCGCCGAATATTCGGGCCACGACGGTGAATCGCCAGTCCTTTCGGCGGGGCAAGGCGCGGGTGTTGGCCATCCTGGGCGACGAAACCGGGCTGAATTTTACGGGCGAACGCAACGCCCTCAATGCCCAAAATCGGCTGCTAGAGATTCACTACCTGGGCTGGCAACCGGGGGAAGATACTACCGCCCTCAAGCAGCGCATTGGCCGCACCATTGCCGATCCTCGCGGTTGGGATGTGTTGTTTTTTGCCGGACACAGCAACGAATCGGCCCTGCTGGATGGCCAGGTGGCCATTGCGCCCAACACCGCCCTTTCCATCAAGGAACTGGCCCCCGCCCTGCAAGCCGCTCAGCGCCACGGGCTTCAGTTTGCCCTGTTTAACTCGTGCAGCGGGTTGGATATCGCTCAGGCGTTGATTAGCTTGGGGCTGAGCCAGGTGGCGATTATGCGGGAGCCGATTCATAACCAGGTGGCCCAAACCTTTTTGGTGCAGTTGTTGCAGCACCTCACCCAGTTCGACGATGTGCAGGAGGCCCTGCGTCAGGCCAGTGATTACCTCAAGGTGAAGCAGGAACTCACCTATCCCTCGGCTTACCTGGTGCCGTCGCTGTTTCGCCACCCCGACTCGGTGCCCTACCGGATTCAGCCCGTGGGCTGGCGTTCCCTGATCCGTCGCTGGCAACCCACCGCCTACGAGGCCGTCACCGTTGCGACCCTCTGCCTAGTTAGCCTGGTGCCTGCCGTCCAGGATTGGCTGCTGGATCAGCGGGTGCTGGCCCAGGCCATCTACCGAGATCGCACAGGGCAAGTGGCCGCCGATTCGCCCTCGCCGATTGTGCTGGTGCAGATCGACCCCGAAACCTTTACCCGCCTGGGCATCGACAACCCCAGACCCATCAACCGCGCCCTGTTGGCCAACCTGATTACTGAACTGAGTAATCGTCAGGCCGCTGTGATTGGCCTCGACTACATCCTCGACTTACCCCAAACCGACCACGATCCCGCCCTCAACCAAGCCCTGAGCCGCGCCCTGGATCAGCAAACCTGGCCCGTGCTGATTAGCAGCCGCAACCGCGACTTTTCCTGGACAACCCCCTACCCCACCGTGATCGACCCTGACCGAATTTTGCAGGGCAACGCCTTTATTCCCTTTCGCCATGTGCTGCCCCGCGAGGCCCATCCCGACGCCAAAACCCCCTTTAGCTACCAGTTGGCCACCGCCTGGACACTTCACCAGAGAGCCAAACAAGGCGATTCAAATGTGCCTCGCCCCAGCCTCAGCGGCCCTGCCCTAGAAGCCCAAGTGCAAGCTTACCAGCGCGAGACTTCCCTGGGCCTATCTCCGTGGGCCGAGGTGCATCCCCTCACCCAACTCTCCACCCGCTGGGGCCAACACTGGCTGCAACCGCTAATCGACTTTTCCATTCCCCCCTCCCAGGTCTACCGCACGGTGCCCGCTTGGCAGCTTTTGGAAGACCCGGAAACGGCCCTGTTGCCCCTCTCCCGCCTCGACAACACCCTGGTGATGATCGTGCCGGGTTACTACGATGCCGCAGGCATTGGCCGCGAGGGCGACGACAACTTTCCCCAGCCCGCCGCCATTGGCTACTGGCGCGACCGCACCGGACAACGCCTGCTCGACTTCACGGGCGGCGAAACCCATGCCTACATCACCCACCACCTACTCCACAATCGCCTGGTGATTCCCATCCCCGACCTGTGGCTGGTGCTGGCGGCGGCGGCGGTGGGCAAAGCGCTCACCCTGTACCTTCGCCAACGTTCCCCCAAACGGATGACCCTAGCGGCCTGCTTGGTGATGGCCACCCTGGGCTATGGAGTGTTGGCGTTGCAGGTGTATCTGTCGGCGGCGGTGCTGTTGCCCTGGCTGCTGCCCACGCTCACAGTTTGGCTGTACAGTTTACCCAAGCTTAAGGAGGCCCCCGATGAACAAAGCTAG
- a CDS encoding CHAT domain-containing tetratricopeptide repeat protein yields MKSLPQPIRRLLWIFQKSRPTRLASLALLALLLLGHSPRAWSQPSAQGKSIKVAQSVPDFEPLTFTGVLDENSETMSDGRFWTVHMFEAVAGQIVVIDLISDEFDTFLGLFDLNRELVGANHDGGEGTNARLVLSLPDTGTYQVSVLSFISGETGRYQLTIQPGTTADVERAEQRAEAVRINAQGVELYEAGRFDEAEPLFQESLRILGGLLGDSHPDVASSLNNLASTYQAQGRYGEAELLFQEALEISHEHLGNSHPDVAQSLDHLASLYHDQGRYGEAEPLYQEALTIRYEQLGDSHPDVAQSLNGLALLYFVQGRYEEAEPLYQESLTILREHFGPSHTDVASSLSNLAGLYQAQEQYDQAESLLEESLAIRREHWGGSHPDVALNLNNLATLYVEQGRYREAELFMQESLAIHREHLEDSHPHIATSLNNLVGLYHAQSRIEPALTYFRQGLAIEEANLNLNLAIGSDDRKRAYIATLSATTNHVTSLHLQNAATNPTAARLALTTILRRKGRVLDAVTDTQQLLRQNLSTDLAPLLDDYTAAQTQLATQLYAGLGNQDPEVYRNRIDNLRQEANRLENELSRRSAEFRVETEPVEIEAVQALIPADAALVELVQYRPFNPAASQSERWGTPRYAAYILHSTGNPKWVDLGEAEAIDTVARAFLAATRTSQNLTQARTTARALDDLVMAPIRPLLGEATHLLLSPDSQLNLIPFAALLDEQDRYLVETYTLTHLTTGRDLLRLQNPAPSQQPPVIFANPNYDTANPNATQLTAAASNSPLPMGEGPGVRATQRSTDITNLRFGPLPGTQREVEAIAPLLPSNAILLTETTATENALKAVQAPSILHIATHGFFLEDVEFVPPPATRGDRATGFLEPTGLVAPPTRPVNNENPLLRSGLALAGFNSRTSAGEDGVLTALEATTLNLRGTRLVVLSACETGVGDVANGEGVYGLRRAFVMAGAESQLMSLWKVDDLGTAELMQRYYQRLTDGEGRSEALRQVQLEFMQNPTYQHPYYWASFMFSGQWSPME; encoded by the coding sequence ATGAAATCCCTGCCCCAGCCTATCCGCAGACTGCTTTGGATATTTCAGAAAAGCAGGCCAACCCGTTTGGCGAGTTTGGCGCTGCTGGCGCTGCTGCTGCTGGGCCATAGCCCCAGGGCGTGGTCGCAGCCCTCGGCCCAGGGTAAGTCGATAAAGGTGGCCCAGTCGGTTCCAGACTTTGAGCCGCTGACTTTTACGGGGGTGCTGGATGAGAACAGCGAAACTATGAGCGATGGCCGATTTTGGACTGTCCACATGTTTGAAGCTGTAGCGGGTCAAATTGTGGTCATTGATCTCATCAGCGATGAATTTGACACATTTTTAGGATTATTTGACCTCAATCGCGAACTGGTTGGTGCAAATCATGATGGTGGAGAAGGCACCAATGCTCGTCTTGTTCTGAGCTTGCCTGACACGGGCACATACCAGGTTAGTGTGCTCTCTTTTATCTCCGGTGAAACGGGACGTTATCAATTAACCATACAACCTGGAACCACGGCTGACGTAGAGCGAGCCGAACAACGAGCTGAAGCAGTCCGTATCAATGCTCAGGGAGTTGAGCTGTATGAGGCAGGGCGCTTTGATGAGGCAGAACCACTATTCCAGGAGTCCCTACGAATTCTTGGTGGACTGTTGGGTGACAGCCACCCTGATGTCGCTAGCAGTCTTAATAACCTTGCTTCGACATATCAGGCCCAAGGGCGCTACGGGGAGGCAGAATTACTCTTTCAAGAGGCGTTGGAAATTAGCCATGAGCATTTGGGTAACAGCCACCCTGACGTCGCCCAAAGCCTAGACCACTTGGCTTCGCTGTACCATGATCAAGGGCGCTATGGGGAAGCTGAACCTCTCTACCAAGAGGCACTCACAATTCGTTATGAGCAGTTGGGCGACAGCCACCCCGACGTTGCCCAAAGCCTCAATGGCCTTGCCTTGCTGTACTTTGTGCAGGGGCGCTACGAGGAGGCCGAGCCTCTTTACCAGGAGTCGCTGACGATTCTTCGTGAGCATTTTGGCCCTAGCCACACTGATGTCGCCTCTAGCCTTAGTAATCTAGCTGGGCTGTATCAGGCTCAAGAACAATATGATCAGGCTGAATCCCTTCTCGAGGAATCACTAGCAATTCGCAGAGAGCATTGGGGCGGTAGTCACCCTGATGTTGCCCTAAATCTCAACAATTTGGCAACGCTGTACGTGGAACAAGGACGCTATAGGGAAGCTGAACTCTTCATGCAAGAGTCACTGGCGATTCATAGAGAGCATTTGGAAGACAGTCATCCTCATATCGCTACCAGCCTCAATAACTTAGTTGGGCTTTACCATGCTCAAAGCAGAATTGAGCCAGCGCTCACATACTTTCGGCAAGGACTGGCTATTGAAGAAGCCAACCTCAACCTAAACCTGGCCATCGGCTCTGATGATCGCAAACGGGCATACATCGCTACCCTTTCTGCCACCACCAATCATGTGACTTCTCTACACCTACAAAACGCCGCAACTAATCCCACCGCCGCCCGCCTCGCCCTCACCACCATACTCCGCCGCAAGGGCCGCGTCCTTGATGCCGTCACCGACACCCAACAACTCCTACGCCAAAACCTTAGTACCGACCTCGCCCCTTTGCTGGATGACTACACCGCCGCGCAAACCCAGCTCGCCACCCAACTTTATGCGGGTTTAGGCAACCAAGACCCAGAGGTCTACCGCAACCGCATCGACAACCTCCGCCAAGAAGCCAACCGCCTAGAGAACGAACTATCCCGCCGCAGCGCCGAGTTCCGGGTCGAAACCGAGCCGGTCGAAATCGAAGCCGTCCAGGCGCTGATTCCCGCTGATGCTGCCCTGGTGGAACTGGTGCAGTATCGCCCCTTCAACCCCGCCGCTAGCCAGTCCGAACGCTGGGGCACTCCTCGCTACGCCGCCTACATTCTGCACAGCACTGGCAATCCCAAATGGGTAGACCTGGGCGAGGCCGAAGCCATCGACACCGTCGCCCGTGCCTTCCTCGCCGCCACCCGCACCTCCCAAAATCTCACCCAAGCCCGCACCACCGCCCGCGCCCTGGATGATCTGGTCATGGCCCCCATCCGCCCCCTGCTCGGCGAGGCCACCCACCTGCTGCTCTCCCCCGACAGCCAGCTCAACCTGATCCCCTTCGCCGCCCTGCTTGACGAGCAAGACCGCTATTTGGTCGAAACCTACACCCTCACCCACCTCACCACCGGGCGCGACCTGCTGCGATTGCAGAACCCCGCCCCCAGCCAGCAGCCCCCGGTGATTTTCGCCAACCCCAACTACGACACCGCCAACCCCAACGCCACCCAACTCACCGCCGCCGCTTCTAACTCCCCTCTCCCCATGGGAGAGGGGCCGGGGGTGAGGGCCACCCAACGCTCCACCGACATCACCAACCTCCGCTTTGGCCCCCTCCCCGGCACCCAGCGAGAAGTCGAGGCCATCGCCCCCCTGCTGCCCAGCAACGCCATCCTCCTCACCGAAACCACCGCCACCGAAAACGCCCTCAAGGCCGTGCAAGCCCCCAGCATTCTGCACATCGCCACCCACGGATTTTTCCTCGAAGATGTGGAATTTGTGCCGCCCCCGGCCACCCGTGGCGACCGAGCCACCGGATTTTTGGAACCCACGGGCCTGGTTGCGCCGCCGACTCGCCCCGTCAACAACGAAAATCCCTTACTGCGGTCTGGGTTGGCCCTAGCTGGGTTCAACAGTCGCACCAGTGCTGGGGAAGATGGCGTTCTTACCGCCCTAGAGGCCACCACACTCAATCTGCGTGGCACTCGTTTGGTGGTGCTCAGCGCCTGCGAAACCGGGGTAGGTGACGTGGCCAATGGCGAAGGGGTCTATGGGCTGCGTCGCGCCTTTGTGATGGCTGGGGCCGAAAGCCAACTGATGAGCCTGTGGAAGGTGGACGACCTCGGCACCGCCGAACTGATGCAGCGCTATTACCAACGCCTCACCGACGGCGAAGGCCGCAGCGAAGCCCTGCGCCAAGTACAGCTTGAGTTTATGCAGAATCCGACCTACCAGCATCCCTACTACTGGGCCTCGTTTATGTTCTCTGGCCAATGGAGCCCGATGGAGTAA
- a CDS encoding DNA-binding protein → MPTESYDDILVEELCDVEVAADYLSAAIEGGNVAEFLMALRYVADAHGGVGILAEITDLNRQSLYKMLSEHGNPTLINLIAVLKSVGLTLTVKPIESNAA, encoded by the coding sequence ATGCCGACTGAAAGCTATGACGATATTTTGGTTGAAGAACTGTGTGATGTTGAGGTAGCGGCGGACTATCTCTCAGCGGCGATTGAGGGCGGCAATGTTGCGGAGTTTTTGATGGCGCTGCGCTATGTGGCCGATGCCCACGGCGGGGTTGGTATTTTGGCTGAAATTACAGACCTCAATCGCCAAAGCCTGTACAAGATGTTGTCTGAGCATGGCAACCCAACGCTGATCAATCTGATTGCGGTTTTGAAGTCAGTGGGTTTGACCCTGACCGTAAAGCCGATTGAGTCGAACGCAGCCTAG
- a CDS encoding type II toxin-antitoxin system RelE/ParE family toxin, with protein MESKPRLVKSYVTPGGKTPFKTWIKGLKDKRYKARILQRIDRLRLGNFGDCRSVGAGVYELRLSFGPGFRVYFGLDGAEIVILLCGGDKSSQPQDIQNAHDYWQEYTSHAD; from the coding sequence ATGGAAAGCAAGCCCAGGTTAGTCAAATCCTACGTGACACCCGGTGGCAAAACCCCCTTCAAGACTTGGATTAAGGGTCTGAAGGACAAACGATATAAGGCCAGGATCTTGCAGCGGATTGATCGACTGCGGCTAGGCAACTTTGGCGATTGTCGTAGTGTGGGGGCGGGGGTGTACGAATTAAGGCTCAGCTTTGGGCCAGGGTTTCGGGTTTACTTTGGGTTGGATGGGGCTGAGATCGTGATTTTGCTTTGCGGCGGCGACAAGTCTTCTCAGCCGCAGGATATTCAGAATGCCCACGACTATTGGCAGGAGTATACAAGCCATGCCGACTGA
- a CDS encoding tetratricopeptide repeat protein, with amino-acid sequence MNVQLSFRCTVATVALIGAKLADVQTTLSRQVAQAHRTEGLLYLQLERWPQAMACYQKAIPAFRAAQDWLGLGQTCCQLATLMLQRYDYTSARRWANLAVHSFTKASLTPHPPTEVQTHHAAALHLLGQANFCEGHYALAVKQLEQALSIRHRLGDEVGEALVLVDLGQVYQAQSQYWYALACYEGALDMAQSKSAVFEGRWFEVKVRRKMAKLCRLCGHGDLAMKHHLEALALGQ; translated from the coding sequence ATGAACGTTCAGCTATCGTTCCGTTGCACCGTAGCCACCGTTGCCCTCATCGGAGCCAAACTTGCCGATGTCCAAACCACCCTATCCCGCCAGGTTGCCCAAGCCCACCGCACCGAAGGTCTGCTCTACCTGCAACTAGAGCGATGGCCCCAGGCGATGGCCTGCTACCAAAAAGCAATTCCCGCCTTTCGCGCCGCCCAAGACTGGCTGGGCCTAGGGCAAACCTGTTGCCAACTGGCGACCCTAATGCTGCAACGGTATGACTACACATCCGCCCGCCGCTGGGCCAATCTTGCAGTACACAGCTTTACCAAGGCCAGCCTCACCCCCCACCCCCCCACCGAGGTACAAACCCACCATGCCGCCGCCCTGCACCTGCTGGGTCAGGCCAACTTCTGTGAGGGGCACTATGCCCTGGCGGTAAAACAGCTTGAACAGGCACTCTCGATTCGCCATAGGCTAGGTGATGAAGTGGGCGAAGCGCTGGTGCTGGTTGACCTCGGCCAGGTGTACCAAGCTCAGTCGCAATACTGGTATGCCCTGGCTTGCTACGAAGGGGCGCTGGATATGGCCCAATCTAAATCAGCGGTGTTTGAGGGCCGCTGGTTTGAGGTGAAGGTGCGGCGAAAGATGGCGAAACTCTGCCGCCTCTGTGGCCACGGGGATTTGGCCATGAAGCACCATTTGGAAGCGTTGGCGCTGGGGCAGTAG
- a CDS encoding DUF1822 family protein, with protein MMLPSFAAHPFIALRPMSHATESTEFEFEPSHATTVALSPAAMDWAVRACQQHPDESQQWPTLLRAMAVQGLQTWLESGANDLPLYYDPNGLPTPDSLYTVNDFRLAIVAQGSLSDDVVTIPQSSLDDAAHFAHLYILAEVHEEADQVTILAGLRRDHLLAHQRRGDLILQADGTYVVPVAYFDRSPEDILLYLTCLNPDQLAASSPESAPTQATPASALSATGQRPDLAQSMDRLINAGRWLRDQLDTVADGLAWNLLPPLAPAHAMMSVSTPAEQLEAVLRQLAPQGVSIPRTARGAYTDLQRVGLPFRLYALTWTMFESSPPEWSIIFFLGPVPGEQLPPGIRLVVRDAEGILVNQTPGPDLTYVYGQVIGAWDEQFTVTVEMPNGSTLNWPPFAFQPEI; from the coding sequence ATGATGTTGCCCTCTTTCGCTGCCCATCCCTTCATCGCCCTTCGTCCTATGAGCCACGCCACAGAATCGACCGAGTTTGAGTTTGAGCCCAGCCACGCTACCACCGTCGCCCTGTCACCCGCTGCGATGGACTGGGCAGTGCGGGCTTGTCAGCAACATCCTGACGAGTCTCAGCAGTGGCCAACCTTGCTGCGGGCCATGGCGGTGCAGGGGCTACAAACCTGGCTAGAATCTGGGGCCAATGATCTCCCGCTGTATTACGACCCCAACGGTCTTCCTACCCCGGATTCCCTCTACACGGTCAACGATTTTCGACTGGCCATCGTGGCCCAGGGTAGCCTCAGTGATGACGTAGTGACGATTCCCCAAAGCAGCCTAGACGATGCCGCCCACTTCGCCCACCTCTATATCTTGGCGGAAGTCCACGAAGAAGCGGATCAAGTCACCATCCTGGCAGGACTCCGACGCGATCATCTGCTGGCCCACCAACGCCGGGGAGATCTCATCCTTCAAGCCGATGGCACCTATGTTGTACCCGTGGCCTACTTCGACCGTTCTCCCGAAGATATTCTGCTCTACCTCACCTGCCTGAATCCTGACCAACTGGCGGCATCCAGCCCCGAATCTGCCCCAACCCAGGCGACTCCGGCATCCGCCCTATCTGCAACAGGACAACGGCCCGATCTAGCTCAGTCGATGGATCGCCTAATCAACGCAGGCCGCTGGTTGCGCGACCAACTCGACACCGTGGCCGATGGGCTGGCCTGGAACCTGCTGCCCCCCTTGGCCCCCGCCCACGCCATGATGTCCGTCAGCACCCCCGCCGAGCAGCTTGAGGCCGTCTTGCGCCAGCTTGCCCCCCAAGGGGTCTCCATTCCCAGAACCGCGCGAGGAGCCTACACCGACCTCCAGCGCGTGGGGCTTCCCTTTCGCCTCTACGCCCTCACCTGGACGATGTTTGAGTCTTCGCCGCCGGAATGGTCGATTATTTTCTTCCTGGGGCCAGTACCCGGAGAGCAGCTCCCCCCCGGTATCCGCCTCGTGGTGCGCGATGCCGAAGGCATTTTGGTAAACCAAACCCCAGGCCCAGACCTCACCTACGTCTACGGTCAGGTAATCGGCGCCTGGGATGAGCAGTTTACCGTTACCGTTGAAATGCCCAACGGCTCTACCCTGAACTGGCCCCCCTTTGCCTTTCAGCCAGAAATCTAG